A single region of the Microbulbifer sp. MKSA007 genome encodes:
- the rpsE gene encoding 30S ribosomal protein S5 has product MAREKDKSNDEGLQEKLVQVNRVAKTVKGGRIFAFTALTVVGDGNGRVGFGRGKAREVPVAIQKAMESARRNMIQVDLNGDTIQYATNGRHGGSKIYMQPASQGTGVIAGGAMRSVLEMAGVHNVLAKCYGSTNPVNVVRATFKALEQMQSPEDVAAKRGKSVEEILG; this is encoded by the coding sequence ATGGCTAGAGAGAAAGACAAAAGCAACGACGAAGGCCTGCAGGAGAAGCTGGTCCAGGTCAACCGCGTTGCCAAGACTGTTAAAGGTGGTCGTATCTTCGCCTTTACCGCACTGACCGTAGTTGGTGATGGCAATGGCCGTGTTGGCTTTGGTCGTGGCAAGGCACGTGAAGTGCCTGTAGCGATTCAAAAGGCGATGGAATCTGCACGCCGCAACATGATCCAGGTAGACCTGAATGGTGACACCATCCAGTACGCTACCAATGGTCGCCACGGCGGTTCCAAGATTTACATGCAGCCCGCTTCCCAGGGTACCGGTGTAATTGCCGGCGGTGCTATGCGCTCCGTTCTGGAAATGGCTGGTGTACACAACGTATTGGCTAAGTGTTACGGCTCCACCAACCCGGTGAACGTAGTACGTGCAACTTTCAAAGCTCTGGAGCAAATGCAGAGCCCGGAAGATGTAGCTGCCAAGCGCGGTAAATCTGTCGAAGAGATTCTGGGCTAA
- a CDS encoding YbaK/EbsC family protein, with protein MTIAATLSQYLNDQSVDYHLIQHPHTRTSRESARAAHVREDQVAKAILLQDIEGYVMAVIPASSSLDMRSLHNETGRNSLQMVSETELGAIFPDCELGALPALGQAYGITTLLDTSLGHRETIYFEAGDHEELVEMSGPQFTKLFAGSRSCDLSRDWP; from the coding sequence ATGACTATCGCCGCAACACTGAGTCAATATTTAAATGACCAATCGGTCGATTATCATCTGATTCAGCATCCACACACTCGCACCAGCCGGGAAAGCGCCCGCGCCGCCCATGTGCGTGAGGATCAGGTGGCAAAAGCGATTTTGCTTCAGGATATAGAGGGTTACGTAATGGCTGTGATCCCTGCCAGCAGCAGCCTCGATATGCGCTCGCTTCACAATGAGACCGGGCGAAACTCACTGCAAATGGTCTCGGAAACCGAACTCGGCGCCATATTCCCTGACTGTGAACTGGGCGCCCTGCCCGCCCTAGGCCAGGCTTACGGAATTACCACCCTGCTAGACACTAGCCTTGGACACCGTGAAACCATTTACTTTGAGGCCGGTGACCACGAAGAGCTAGTCGAGATGAGCGGCCCTCAATTCACCAAGCTGTTTGCGGGCAGCAGAAGCTGTGATTTAAGCCGGGATTGGCCATAA
- the rplD gene encoding 50S ribosomal protein L4 — MELNIATPEGAKGTVAVSEVTFGREFNQDLVHQAVVAYMAGARQGTKAQKNRSDVSGGGKKPWRQKGTGRARAGTIRSPLWRSGGVTFAADPRDHSVKLNKKMYRAALRCILSELARQERLVVVESFDVDAPKTKQLVSKLAQFDLSDALIVTEEVSENLYLAARNLHKIDVRDVQAIDPVSLIRFDKVVVTVSALKKIEEVLG, encoded by the coding sequence ATGGAACTGAATATCGCTACTCCCGAAGGCGCTAAAGGCACAGTAGCTGTCTCTGAAGTGACTTTCGGACGTGAGTTCAACCAAGATCTGGTACACCAGGCAGTTGTGGCCTACATGGCCGGCGCTCGCCAGGGTACCAAGGCGCAGAAAAATCGTTCCGATGTTTCTGGTGGTGGTAAGAAGCCATGGCGCCAAAAAGGTACTGGCCGCGCACGTGCCGGTACTATCCGCAGCCCGCTGTGGCGTTCCGGTGGCGTAACTTTCGCCGCTGATCCACGCGATCATAGCGTTAAGCTGAACAAAAAAATGTACCGCGCTGCACTGCGTTGCATTCTGTCTGAGCTGGCTCGTCAGGAGCGCCTGGTAGTGGTTGAGTCCTTTGATGTGGACGCACCCAAGACCAAGCAGCTGGTAAGCAAACTGGCTCAGTTTGACCTGTCCGATGCGCTGATCGTGACTGAAGAGGTTAGCGAAAACCTCTACCTGGCCGCACGCAACTTGCACAAGATCGACGTCCGCGATGTACAGGCGATCGATCCAGTAAGCCTGATTCGCTTTGATAAGGTCGTGGTTACCGTTTCTGCGCTCAAGAAAATTGAAGAGGTGCTGGGATGA
- the rplP gene encoding 50S ribosomal protein L16 — MLQPKRTKFRKVQKGRNRGLAQRGSKVSFGEFGLKATGRGRITARQIEAARRAMTRHIKRGGKIWIRVFPDKPITNKPLEVRMGKGKGGVEYWVAQIQPGKVLYEMEGVSEELAREAFALAAAKLPVKTTFVKRSVM, encoded by the coding sequence ATGCTACAACCAAAGCGTACAAAATTCCGCAAGGTACAGAAGGGTCGCAACCGCGGTCTTGCTCAGCGCGGCTCTAAAGTGAGCTTTGGCGAGTTTGGCCTTAAGGCTACCGGTCGTGGACGCATTACTGCGCGCCAGATCGAAGCGGCTCGTCGCGCAATGACTCGTCACATTAAACGTGGCGGTAAAATCTGGATTCGTGTGTTTCCAGACAAGCCAATTACCAATAAGCCCCTCGAAGTTCGAATGGGTAAAGGTAAAGGTGGCGTTGAATACTGGGTAGCTCAGATCCAGCCGGGCAAGGTCCTCTATGAGATGGAGGGTGTGTCCGAGGAGCTGGCTCGTGAGGCTTTCGCACTAGCTGCGGCCAAGCTGCCTGTAAAAACAACTTTCGTTAAGCGTTCGGTGATGTAA
- the rpsC gene encoding 30S ribosomal protein S3, translating to MGQKVHPTGIRLGIVKKHTSVWYAGSDEYADKLYTDLKVREYIRKKLAHASVSRIEIERPANTARVKIHTARPGIVIGKKGEDVERLRKEVSAQMGVPVHIDIEEVRKPDMDAALVGQNVAQQLERRVMFRRAMKRAVQNAMRQGAEGIKIQVSGRLGGAEIARTEWYREGRVPLHTLRANIDYANVEAKTTYGIIGIKVWIFKGEVIGDEVPDEKPVKSRKKAAK from the coding sequence ATGGGACAAAAAGTACATCCTACCGGCATTCGTCTGGGTATCGTTAAAAAGCATACCTCTGTTTGGTATGCCGGCAGCGACGAGTACGCAGACAAGCTGTACACGGATCTGAAAGTTCGCGAATACATTCGCAAAAAACTGGCCCACGCTTCTGTGAGCCGTATCGAGATCGAACGTCCGGCAAACACTGCACGTGTGAAGATTCACACCGCACGTCCGGGCATCGTGATCGGTAAAAAAGGTGAAGACGTAGAACGTCTGCGCAAAGAAGTAAGCGCGCAGATGGGCGTACCTGTGCACATCGACATCGAAGAAGTGCGCAAGCCTGATATGGACGCGGCTCTGGTTGGCCAGAACGTTGCCCAGCAGCTGGAACGCCGTGTTATGTTCCGTCGCGCTATGAAGCGTGCCGTACAGAACGCTATGCGTCAGGGTGCCGAAGGTATCAAGATTCAAGTAAGTGGCCGTCTTGGCGGTGCAGAAATCGCGCGTACCGAATGGTATCGCGAAGGCCGTGTGCCCCTGCACACCCTGCGCGCCAACATCGACTACGCCAATGTTGAAGCGAAGACTACTTACGGCATCATCGGTATCAAGGTGTGGATCTTTAAAGGCGAGGTAATCGGTGACGAAGTGCCCGATGAGAAGCCGGTAAAGAGCCGCAAAAAAGCTGCTAAATAA
- the rplB gene encoding 50S ribosomal protein L2: MAIVKTKPTSAGRRHLVKVVNTDLHKGAPYAPLLESKSKSGGRNNNGRITTRHIGGGHKQHYRVIDFKRNKDGIPAKVERLEYDPNRSAHIALVCYADGERRYIIAPKGLKAGATIQSGDAAPIVVGNTLPLRNVPVGSVIHAIELKPGKGAQLARSAGASVQLVAREGQYATIRLRSGEMRKVLAECRATLGEVSNSEHSLRKLGKAGAARWRGVRPTVRGVAMNPVDHPHGGGEGRTSGGRHPVTPWGVPTKGKKTRKNKRTDKMIVRRRGK, translated from the coding sequence ATGGCAATTGTAAAAACAAAACCGACCTCCGCCGGCCGTCGTCACCTGGTTAAGGTTGTTAACACCGACCTGCACAAGGGTGCTCCTTACGCTCCTCTGTTGGAGAGCAAGAGCAAAAGTGGTGGCCGTAACAACAATGGTCGTATCACTACCCGTCACATCGGTGGTGGCCACAAGCAGCACTACCGTGTAATCGACTTCAAGCGCAACAAAGACGGTATTCCGGCTAAAGTTGAGCGTCTGGAGTACGATCCCAACCGCAGCGCACACATCGCTCTGGTGTGTTACGCCGACGGTGAGCGTCGTTACATTATCGCACCGAAAGGCCTGAAAGCAGGTGCCACCATTCAGTCCGGCGATGCCGCACCGATTGTTGTGGGTAACACTCTGCCTCTGCGCAACGTTCCGGTAGGTTCTGTAATCCACGCGATCGAGCTGAAGCCAGGCAAAGGCGCTCAGCTGGCCCGTTCTGCTGGTGCCTCTGTGCAGCTGGTAGCTCGTGAAGGTCAGTATGCGACCATTCGTCTGCGTTCCGGCGAAATGCGCAAGGTTCTCGCTGAGTGCCGCGCAACCCTGGGTGAAGTGAGCAACTCCGAGCACAGCCTGCGCAAGCTGGGTAAAGCTGGTGCTGCACGCTGGCGTGGTGTTCGTCCTACCGTTCGCGGTGTGGCGATGAACCCGGTAGATCACCCGCACGGTGGTGGTGAAGGCCGTACCTCTGGTGGTCGTCATCCGGTTACTCCGTGGGGCGTTCCGACCAAGGGTAAGAAAACGCGCAAGAACAAGCGCACCGATAAGATGATAGTACGTCGTCGCGGCAAGTAA
- the tuf gene encoding elongation factor Tu, with protein sequence MAKEKFERSKPHVNVGTIGHVDHGKTTLTAALTRVCAEVWGGDAVAFDGIDNAPEERERGITIATSHVEYESPTRHYAHVDCPGHADYVKNMITGAAQMDGAILVCSAADGPMPQTREHILLSRQVGVPYIVVFLNKADMVDDEELLELVEMEVRELLDQYEFPGDDTPIIVGSALMALNGEDDNEMGTTAVKKLVETLDEYIPEPERAVDQPFLMPIEDVFSISGRGTVVTGRVERGVINTGDEIEIVGIKETTTTTCTGVEMFRKLLDEGRAGENIGALLRGTKRDEVERGQVLAKPGSITPHTKFEAEVYVLSKDEGGRHTPFFKGYRPQFYFRTTDVTGAVELPEGTEMVMPGDNIQMVVTLIAPIAMEDGLRFAIREGGRTVGAGVVAKIIE encoded by the coding sequence ATGGCAAAAGAAAAGTTTGAACGTTCCAAGCCCCACGTGAACGTGGGCACCATCGGTCACGTTGACCACGGTAAAACCACCCTGACCGCTGCTCTGACCCGCGTATGTGCGGAAGTTTGGGGCGGTGACGCTGTTGCTTTCGACGGTATCGACAATGCACCGGAAGAGCGTGAGCGCGGTATCACCATCGCTACTTCTCACGTTGAGTACGAGTCCCCGACTCGCCACTACGCTCACGTAGATTGCCCGGGACACGCCGACTACGTTAAGAACATGATCACCGGTGCTGCTCAGATGGACGGCGCTATCCTGGTATGTTCCGCAGCTGACGGCCCCATGCCGCAGACTCGTGAGCACATCCTGCTTTCCCGTCAGGTAGGTGTACCTTACATCGTTGTATTCCTGAACAAAGCGGACATGGTAGACGACGAAGAGCTGCTCGAGCTGGTAGAAATGGAAGTTCGCGAACTTCTGGACCAGTACGAGTTCCCAGGTGACGACACTCCGATCATCGTTGGTTCCGCTCTGATGGCCCTGAACGGCGAAGACGACAACGAAATGGGTACTACCGCTGTTAAGAAGCTGGTAGAGACTCTGGACGAGTACATCCCTGAGCCAGAGCGCGCTGTAGATCAGCCGTTCCTGATGCCGATCGAAGACGTATTCTCTATCTCTGGCCGTGGTACTGTTGTAACTGGTCGTGTAGAGCGCGGTGTGATCAACACTGGCGACGAGATCGAAATCGTTGGTATCAAAGAAACCACCACTACTACCTGTACTGGTGTTGAAATGTTCCGCAAGCTGCTCGACGAAGGTCGTGCTGGTGAGAACATCGGCGCACTGCTGCGCGGCACCAAGCGTGACGAAGTAGAGCGTGGTCAGGTACTGGCTAAGCCGGGCTCCATCACTCCGCACACCAAGTTCGAAGCGGAAGTGTATGTACTGTCCAAGGACGAAGGTGGTCGTCACACCCCGTTCTTCAAAGGCTACCGTCCTCAGTTCTACTTCCGTACTACCGACGTAACTGGTGCGGTAGAGCTGCCGGAAGGTACTGAAATGGTAATGCCGGGCGACAACATTCAAATGGTTGTTACCCTGATCGCTCCGATCGCCATGGAAGACGGCCTGCGCTTCGCTATCCGTGAAGGTGGTCGTACCGTAGGTGCGGGCGTTGTTGCCAAGATCATCGAGTAA
- the rpsJ gene encoding 30S ribosomal protein S10 has translation MQGQRIRIRLKAFDHKLIDASTQEIVETAKRTGAQVRGPIPLPTRKEKYTVLISPHVNKDARDQYEIRTHKRLLDIVEPTEKTVDALMKLDLAAGVEVQISLG, from the coding sequence ATGCAGGGTCAACGTATCCGTATTCGCCTGAAGGCCTTCGATCACAAGCTGATCGATGCGTCCACTCAGGAGATCGTAGAGACGGCTAAGCGCACTGGCGCACAAGTTCGCGGTCCTATCCCGCTGCCGACTCGCAAAGAGAAGTACACCGTACTGATTTCCCCGCACGTTAATAAAGACGCTCGCGATCAGTATGAGATCCGTACTCACAAGCGTTTGCTGGACATCGTTGAGCCTACCGAGAAAACCGTCGACGCGCTGATGAAGCTCGATCTGGCGGCCGGTGTTGAGGTCCAAATTAGTCTCGGCTAA
- the rplV gene encoding 50S ribosomal protein L22 gives MEVAAKLRGARLSAQKARLVADQVRGKGVEEALDILAFSTKKGAAIIKKVLESAIANAEHNEGADVDELKVSTIFVDEGMTMKRIKPRAKGRADRILKRTCHITVKVAEK, from the coding sequence ATGGAAGTAGCAGCAAAATTACGCGGCGCACGTCTATCGGCGCAAAAGGCGCGACTGGTAGCTGATCAGGTTCGCGGCAAAGGCGTTGAAGAGGCCCTGGATATACTGGCTTTCAGTACTAAAAAGGGTGCGGCGATCATTAAGAAAGTACTGGAGTCGGCCATTGCCAACGCTGAGCACAACGAAGGTGCTGACGTTGACGAGCTGAAGGTTTCCACAATTTTTGTGGACGAAGGTATGACCATGAAGCGCATTAAGCCGCGTGCTAAAGGTCGTGCTGATCGCATTCTTAAGCGTACTTGTCACATCACTGTGAAAGTGGCCGAGAAATAA
- the rpsQ gene encoding 30S ribosomal protein S17: MAEAKLKRTLTGKVVSDKMDKTITVLIERRVKHPIYGKIVNKSTKLKAHDENNDCSIGDVVTIEESRPLSKSKSWALQKIVERAAKV, translated from the coding sequence ATGGCTGAAGCAAAACTGAAGCGTACTCTGACCGGCAAGGTTGTGAGTGACAAGATGGATAAAACCATCACCGTTTTGATCGAGCGCCGTGTTAAGCACCCGATCTACGGCAAAATTGTAAACAAGTCCACAAAGCTCAAGGCACATGATGAGAACAATGATTGCAGCATCGGTGATGTTGTAACCATTGAGGAATCTCGTCCTCTGTCCAAGAGCAAATCTTGGGCTTTGCAGAAAATTGTAGAGCGTGCGGCGAAGGTATAA
- the rplE gene encoding 50S ribosomal protein L5, whose protein sequence is MAKLKELYTKDLVAKLKEELGLENVMAVPRITKITINMGVGEAIGDKKVLEHAVNDMTAITGQKPIVTKARKSIAGFKIRDGWPIGCKVTLRGERMYEFLERLVDIAIPRIRDFRGISPKQFDGRGNFSMGVTEQIIFPEIDYDKVDKLRGLDICITTTAANDDQGRALLKAFNFPFKG, encoded by the coding sequence ATGGCAAAGCTTAAAGAGCTCTACACTAAGGACCTCGTGGCCAAGCTAAAAGAAGAGCTTGGTCTCGAGAATGTGATGGCAGTGCCGCGCATCACCAAGATCACCATCAACATGGGTGTTGGTGAAGCGATTGGTGATAAGAAGGTGCTGGAGCACGCTGTCAACGATATGACAGCAATTACTGGTCAAAAGCCCATCGTTACTAAAGCGCGCAAGTCTATTGCGGGCTTTAAGATTCGTGACGGTTGGCCGATCGGCTGCAAGGTAACTCTGCGCGGTGAGCGCATGTATGAGTTCCTGGAGCGTTTGGTTGACATCGCGATTCCGCGTATCCGCGACTTCCGTGGCATTAGCCCGAAGCAGTTCGACGGCCGCGGTAACTTCTCTATGGGCGTGACTGAGCAAATCATCTTCCCGGAAATTGACTACGACAAAGTAGACAAGCTCCGCGGTCTGGATATTTGTATTACCACTACAGCTGCAAACGACGATCAAGGTCGTGCGCTGCTGAAAGCGTTCAACTTCCCTTTCAAGGGTTAA
- the rplF gene encoding 50S ribosomal protein L6, whose protein sequence is MSRVANSPVVIPAGVTVDLKGQNIAVKGGSGNLDMVIHGDVEVSEAESQLTFAARNNSKQARALAGTTRALVNNMVIGVSKGFEKKLQLLGVGYRAKAAGKAVNLTLGFSHPIDYQLPEGVTAETPSQTEIVLKSSNKQLLGQVAAEIRSFRPPEPYKGKGVRYADERVYRKEAKKK, encoded by the coding sequence ATGTCTCGAGTAGCAAATAGTCCGGTAGTTATCCCCGCAGGTGTAACCGTAGACCTGAAAGGTCAAAATATCGCTGTTAAAGGCGGTAGCGGTAACCTGGATATGGTTATTCACGGTGATGTAGAAGTGAGCGAGGCTGAAAGCCAGCTGACTTTTGCCGCGCGCAATAACTCCAAGCAGGCCAGAGCCTTGGCGGGTACCACCCGTGCTTTGGTCAATAACATGGTGATAGGCGTAAGCAAGGGCTTCGAGAAGAAGCTGCAGTTGCTGGGTGTTGGTTATCGTGCGAAAGCAGCCGGTAAAGCGGTTAACCTGACCCTGGGCTTCTCCCATCCGATCGATTATCAGTTGCCGGAAGGTGTGACTGCGGAAACTCCATCCCAGACTGAAATCGTACTGAAGAGCAGCAATAAACAGCTGCTGGGCCAAGTGGCCGCTGAGATCCGCTCGTTCCGTCCGCCGGAGCCCTACAAAGGTAAGGGTGTCCGTTATGCCGACGAGCGCGTGTATCGCAAAGAGGCCAAGAAGAAGTAA
- the rpmD gene encoding 50S ribosomal protein L30, whose amino-acid sequence MAKKTIKVTQTKSINGRLKSHQACVAGLGLRRIGHTVEVEDTPSVRGMINKVNYLVKVEGE is encoded by the coding sequence ATGGCTAAGAAGACCATAAAAGTGACCCAGACCAAAAGCATCAACGGACGCCTGAAAAGTCATCAGGCGTGCGTTGCGGGTCTGGGCCTGCGCCGCATCGGCCACACAGTGGAAGTGGAGGATACTCCCTCCGTGCGCGGTATGATCAACAAAGTAAACTACCTGGTTAAGGTTGAGGGGGAATAA
- the rplN gene encoding 50S ribosomal protein L14, with product MIQAESYLEVADNSGARRVMCIKVLGGSHRRYAGVGDIIKVTVKEAIPRGKVKKGQVMNAVVVRTKKGVRRADGSLIKFDDNAAVLLNQQLAPVGTRIFGPVTRELRGEKFMKIISLAPEVI from the coding sequence ATGATTCAAGCGGAATCCTACTTAGAAGTAGCTGACAACAGTGGGGCTCGCCGCGTCATGTGCATCAAGGTGCTGGGCGGCTCCCATCGTCGTTATGCCGGCGTGGGCGACATTATCAAGGTAACCGTTAAGGAAGCCATCCCCCGCGGTAAAGTGAAGAAAGGTCAGGTAATGAACGCCGTTGTAGTTCGCACCAAAAAAGGTGTGCGTCGCGCGGACGGTTCCCTGATTAAATTTGACGATAACGCAGCGGTGCTGCTGAACCAGCAACTGGCGCCGGTTGGCACCCGTATTTTTGGTCCGGTAACTCGCGAATTGCGCGGTGAGAAGTTCATGAAGATCATCTCCCTCGCTCCCGAAGTTATCTAG
- the rpsN gene encoding 30S ribosomal protein S14, producing MAKKSMIARENKRARTAAKYAEKRQELKAIIASSTASEEEQWEAQLKLQKMPRDASPVRQQRRCRITGRPHAVYRKFGLCRNKLREAAMRGDVPGLVKSSW from the coding sequence ATGGCGAAGAAATCCATGATTGCGCGCGAAAACAAGCGCGCTCGAACCGCAGCTAAGTACGCCGAGAAGCGTCAAGAGCTGAAGGCGATCATCGCCAGTTCCACTGCTTCCGAAGAGGAGCAGTGGGAGGCTCAACTCAAGCTGCAGAAAATGCCGCGCGATGCAAGCCCGGTACGTCAGCAACGCCGCTGTCGTATTACTGGTCGCCCCCACGCTGTATACCGCAAGTTCGGCCTGTGCCGTAACAAGCTTCGTGAAGCTGCGATGCGTGGTGATGTTCCTGGCCTCGTGAAGTCCAGCTGGTAA
- the rpmC gene encoding 50S ribosomal protein L29, with translation MKTADLREKSVEELNQELLNQLEAQFKLRMQKSTGQLAQTHLLKQTRRDIARIKTVLTEKAGN, from the coding sequence ATGAAGACTGCAGATCTACGCGAAAAGTCAGTTGAAGAGCTGAACCAGGAACTGCTGAACCAGCTCGAAGCTCAATTTAAGCTTCGTATGCAAAAATCCACCGGTCAACTGGCTCAGACTCATCTGCTGAAGCAGACTCGTCGCGACATTGCTCGCATAAAGACTGTGTTGACCGAGAAGGCAGGTAATTAA
- the rpsS gene encoding 30S ribosomal protein S19 produces MPRSLKKGPFIDLHLIKKVEAAIAANDRRPIKTWSRRSMIMPEMVGLTIAVHNGRQHVPVLVNEEMVGHKLGEFAATRTYRGHAADKKAKKR; encoded by the coding sequence GTGCCACGCTCATTAAAGAAAGGTCCCTTTATTGATCTGCATTTGATCAAGAAGGTGGAGGCAGCGATTGCAGCAAACGATCGTCGGCCGATTAAAACCTGGTCCCGCCGTTCCATGATTATGCCGGAAATGGTTGGACTGACGATTGCCGTGCACAACGGTCGTCAACACGTGCCCGTTTTGGTTAACGAAGAAATGGTTGGCCATAAACTGGGCGAGTTCGCTGCTACCCGCACTTACCGCGGTCATGCTGCGGACAAGAAAGCGAAGAAGCGCTAA
- the rpsH gene encoding 30S ribosomal protein S8 has translation MSMQDPLADMLTRIRNALARGKAEVTLPSSKLKVAVAKVLKDEGYVTDLNVSEGAKPELTIALKYFQGKPVIAELNRVSRPGLRAYTGKKALPTVRGGLGVAIVSTSNGVMTDRAARQAGIGGEVLCTVF, from the coding sequence ATGAGTATGCAAGATCCGTTGGCAGATATGCTGACTCGCATCCGCAACGCCCTGGCGCGCGGAAAGGCGGAAGTCACCCTGCCATCATCCAAACTGAAAGTAGCAGTGGCCAAAGTCCTGAAAGACGAAGGTTACGTTACTGATTTAAACGTAAGCGAAGGCGCTAAGCCGGAACTGACCATTGCTCTGAAATACTTCCAGGGCAAGCCGGTTATTGCCGAGCTCAATCGCGTTTCCCGTCCGGGCCTGCGCGCTTACACTGGTAAAAAAGCTCTGCCTACCGTACGTGGTGGCCTGGGTGTCGCGATCGTTTCCACCTCTAATGGTGTGATGACTGACCGCGCTGCACGTCAGGCTGGTATCGGTGGCGAAGTGCTTTGCACCGTATTCTAA
- the rplC gene encoding 50S ribosomal protein L3, producing MTIGIVGRKSGMTRIFTEDGVSIPVTVVEVAPNRVTQVKTQETDGYSAVQVAVGSRKASRVSKPAAGHFAKANVEAGTNLFELRTDGSEETFEIGSEITVSSFEAGQMIDVTGTSKGKGFQGGVKRWNFRTQDATHGNSLSHRAPGSIGQCQTPGRVWKGKKMAGHMGAERVTVQNLEVVRVDAERNLLLVKGAVPGAPGGNVIVRPAVKA from the coding sequence ATGACTATAGGTATTGTCGGCCGCAAGAGCGGCATGACTCGCATCTTCACTGAAGATGGCGTATCCATTCCGGTAACCGTTGTTGAGGTTGCTCCGAATCGCGTCACCCAAGTGAAAACTCAGGAAACTGACGGTTACAGCGCTGTTCAAGTAGCAGTAGGCAGCCGCAAAGCTTCCCGTGTCTCCAAGCCCGCAGCGGGCCACTTCGCCAAAGCCAATGTAGAGGCTGGCACAAATCTTTTCGAACTGCGCACTGACGGTTCCGAAGAGACTTTCGAAATCGGTTCTGAAATTACTGTTTCCAGCTTCGAAGCTGGCCAGATGATCGACGTAACCGGCACTTCCAAAGGTAAAGGCTTCCAGGGCGGCGTTAAGCGTTGGAATTTCCGCACCCAGGACGCAACCCACGGTAACTCCCTGTCTCACCGCGCACCCGGTTCTATCGGTCAATGTCAGACTCCTGGCCGCGTATGGAAAGGCAAGAAGATGGCCGGACATATGGGTGCTGAGCGCGTAACCGTGCAAAACCTGGAAGTGGTTCGTGTCGATGCCGAACGCAACCTGCTGTTGGTTAAAGGCGCTGTACCCGGTGCACCCGGTGGCAACGTTATCGTTCGTCCGGCAGTTAAAGCCTAA
- the rplX gene encoding 50S ribosomal protein L24: protein MRKIKRDDEVIVIAGRDKGKRGSVRRVLNDGRLIVSGIQMIKKHQKPNPQMGIAGGIVEKEAAIQASNVAIFNPNTQKADRVGFKVLEDGTKIRVFKSSGEAI, encoded by the coding sequence ATGCGCAAGATCAAGCGTGACGACGAAGTGATCGTTATCGCCGGTCGTGACAAGGGCAAACGTGGTTCAGTACGTAGAGTACTGAACGACGGTCGTCTGATTGTCTCCGGCATACAGATGATCAAAAAGCACCAAAAGCCAAACCCACAGATGGGTATTGCAGGTGGCATCGTTGAGAAAGAAGCTGCTATCCAAGCTTCCAACGTAGCCATCTTCAACCCTAACACCCAGAAGGCTGACCGGGTGGGCTTTAAAGTACTGGAAGACGGCACTAAGATTCGCGTCTTCAAATCCAGCGGCGAAGCCATCTAA
- the rplR gene encoding 50S ribosomal protein L18 — protein MNVKKASRLRRARRARAKIRELGAVRLTVNRTPRHIYAQILSAEGSAVLASASTLDKDLRSGKTGNADAAAAVGKLIAERAKAAGVEQVAFDRSGFRYHGRVKALADAAREAGLKF, from the coding sequence ATGAACGTTAAGAAAGCATCTCGCTTGCGTCGTGCACGTCGTGCCCGCGCCAAGATCCGTGAGCTGGGCGCCGTTCGCCTCACCGTGAACCGCACCCCGCGCCACATTTACGCACAGATCCTGTCTGCCGAAGGCAGCGCGGTATTGGCTTCCGCCTCTACCCTGGACAAGGACCTGCGCTCTGGTAAAACTGGCAACGCTGACGCTGCTGCCGCAGTTGGCAAACTGATCGCTGAGCGCGCGAAAGCCGCTGGCGTTGAACAAGTTGCCTTCGATCGTAGCGGCTTCAGATACCATGGCCGTGTTAAGGCTCTGGCTGACGCTGCCCGCGAAGCCGGTCTGAAATTCTAA